The genomic segment TCAAAACCGTGACGGGTCAGTTCGCCTTCCCTCAACGGCCCAGCTGGATGGGTCAGCAGCAGATTGTTGGTCGGCCCCTCCTGTTCGCCCCGGCTCTTCAAGGCATCGAGGCAGGCATCAAGCTTGTCCCCCGTCATCTCACCGGTGAACAGCACACCGCTGAACCAGGTATTGGTTGCGATGCCGGCCTGTTTCAGCCGTCTGACGGCGATCCCGCTGAGCAACTGCAGAACCGTCCATTTGATCAGACCTCCACGGCGCAGGGCATTCCACCAGTCGGCCAGCGGCAGGCCCGTCGGCAACGGTTCGCGGGTGGTGCGGATCCAGGTGATCCCGGAGTCATCGGCCAGATCCAGCAGGCTCTCCAGAACGATTGGTACCAGATGAATGTGTTGATGCCCGTCCACAGGAATCACCTGCTGGTTGGTGATCAGGCGAAACCGTTGAATCTGATCGCGGATGGCTCGATCCAGCTGGGGCCGCAGGCGCCGCTGCCGGCCTGGTAACAGCGAGGCCAGAAGCAGTGTCCCGAATCTGGCAGGAAGGTCCGGACAACCTTGGGTGGATGGACCCTCCGTCAGGCAGAGATGAAGACACAGCGGCATCGCGTCGGATCGCTGCCGCCAGGCGTCGGCTCCGGCCTGGGCTGCCGGGCCATGCACCAGCAGACTGGCGCCGTCCACCCGGCCGTCGCGGGCCAGGGCCAAGATGGCTGCATTGATGCTGTCATCCAGGCCGAGATCGTCGGCGTGGATGCGAGTCGGGACGCTGTTCGACCGCTGCAGCCGTTGACTGAAACGGGCGGCACGGCTCCAGATCAGGGCGTTGAGCAGGGTGGGTGTGAACACCAGGACGGCTGTTCGCAGCGTCATCGTGATCCAGTTGCCCAGCAGCAGGGGAAGCAGCGCACAGACAGCCAGATTCACGGCGTACTGCAACAGCAGCCAGCGCCTGGCAAACCGTCGGCCGCCCGTTTCTTCGCGGAAGGTCACCACGGCATGACCGATGTAACCGGCGATGGACGCCGCCAGAAAGGCCAGGGGGTTGGCCAGCCACAAGGGCGCAATCCGCTCAAGGCTGAGCAAGGCCGTGGTGTGCACCAATGCCGCCGTAACCCCCACGGCGCCGTACCGACCCAGACGCACGAGCAGGGAAGGCTCTCTCATCGAGGCTCTGTCTTCAAGGTGGTGTCACTGCAGAAAGGTGTTGTCACTGCAGACGATTCAGGGGAGAGGAGCAGACGCCTGTTGACGCAACAGGGTTGCAATCAGATTCCAGGCCCGCTGGTCGTAGGCCTTGACGAAGTCGTTGAAGCTTTGGGCAGCTTCGGCATCGGCGCCATCGGAGATCACCCGAAGCACCAGCCAGGGAACCCCCTCCTGTTCAGCGACCTGGGCCACGGCGGCCCC from the Synechococcus sp. KORDI-100 genome contains:
- a CDS encoding ChbG/HpnK family deacetylase, whose product is MREPSLLVRLGRYGAVGVTAALVHTTALLSLERIAPLWLANPLAFLAASIAGYIGHAVVTFREETGGRRFARRWLLLQYAVNLAVCALLPLLLGNWITMTLRTAVLVFTPTLLNALIWSRAARFSQRLQRSNSVPTRIHADDLGLDDSINAAILALARDGRVDGASLLVHGPAAQAGADAWRQRSDAMPLCLHLCLTEGPSTQGCPDLPARFGTLLLASLLPGRQRRLRPQLDRAIRDQIQRFRLITNQQVIPVDGHQHIHLVPIVLESLLDLADDSGITWIRTTREPLPTGLPLADWWNALRRGGLIKWTVLQLLSGIAVRRLKQAGIATNTWFSGVLFTGEMTGDKLDACLDALKSRGEQEGPTNNLLLTHPAGPLREGELTRHGFDLSESFFSSFDRQKEWQSLRSRARHG